A stretch of the Haloplanus aerogenes genome encodes the following:
- the trpB gene encoding tryptophan synthase subunit beta, giving the protein MSSETGKFGEYGGQYVPEALMPAIEELEDAYERYVLNNEDGFMDDFRERLADFGGRPTPLQHAKRLSDRYDCDVYLKREDLLHGGAHKLNNALGQVLLAKYMGKERIIAETGAGQHGTATAMACAHLGMPCEVYMGRRDINRQRPNVFRMRLNGAEVNPVTVGRGTLKEAISETMRDWATNVEDTHYVIGSVVGPHPFPAMVRDFQRVISEEAREQIREKAGQLPDSVVTCAGGGSNTMGVFAEFVDDEDVGLYAVEAGGSSLEVNEEEGVAPNSATLSTGTEGVLHGSRTRVLQDRDGQIMESHSVSAGLDYAGVGPELADLTDRGRVTAVNVDDDRALEGFHRLSQLEGVIPALESAHAVAYVEAHHDELGDVVLLNVSGRGDKDLETVLEETHNRDIENAPDIDTFAATGGFQ; this is encoded by the coding sequence GTTCCCGAGGCGTTGATGCCCGCAATCGAGGAACTGGAGGACGCGTACGAGCGGTACGTCCTGAACAACGAGGACGGCTTCATGGACGACTTCCGTGAGCGGCTGGCGGATTTCGGCGGGCGCCCGACGCCCCTCCAGCACGCCAAGCGGCTCTCGGATCGCTACGACTGTGACGTGTATCTCAAGCGCGAGGACCTGCTCCACGGCGGCGCACACAAGCTGAACAACGCGCTCGGGCAGGTCCTCCTGGCGAAGTATATGGGGAAAGAGCGCATCATCGCGGAGACGGGCGCCGGGCAGCACGGCACGGCGACAGCGATGGCGTGTGCCCACCTCGGCATGCCCTGCGAAGTGTACATGGGCCGGCGTGACATCAACCGCCAGCGCCCCAACGTGTTCCGGATGCGCCTCAACGGCGCCGAGGTGAACCCCGTGACCGTGGGCCGCGGCACGCTGAAGGAGGCCATCAGCGAGACGATGCGCGACTGGGCGACCAACGTCGAGGACACCCACTACGTCATCGGCTCGGTCGTCGGCCCCCACCCGTTCCCGGCGATGGTGCGGGACTTCCAGCGAGTGATTTCGGAGGAGGCACGCGAACAGATCCGAGAGAAGGCGGGCCAACTTCCCGACTCCGTCGTCACCTGTGCCGGCGGCGGATCGAACACCATGGGCGTCTTCGCGGAGTTCGTCGACGACGAGGACGTGGGCCTCTACGCCGTCGAGGCCGGTGGCAGCAGTCTGGAGGTAAACGAGGAGGAAGGCGTCGCGCCCAACTCCGCGACGCTATCGACGGGGACGGAGGGCGTCCTCCACGGGTCGCGGACGCGTGTATTGCAGGACCGCGACGGGCAGATCATGGAGTCCCACAGCGTCTCCGCCGGCCTCGACTACGCCGGCGTCGGCCCCGAACTCGCGGATCTGACCGACCGCGGGCGCGTCACGGCTGTCAACGTCGACGACGACCGGGCGCTGGAGGGGTTCCACCGTCTCTCCCAACTGGAGGGCGTGATCCCTGCCCTCGAATCCGCACACGCCGTCGCCTACGTCGAGGCACACCACGACGAACTCGGTGACGTGGTCCTCCTCAACGTCTCCGGGCGCGGCGACAAGGACCTGGAGACGGTTCTGGAGGAGACCCACAACCGCGACATCGAGAACGCCCCCGACATCGACACCTTCGCGGCGACGGGGGGATTCCAGTGA
- a CDS encoding TRAM domain-containing protein: MEISDNLLCLFSARVRSEDGSYVIEVPQREIETGSVDPDETYRVALISRERAETEETVESETPTSEPQPPVEVGEIRYVEIEDIGKQGDGIARVERGYVIIVPGAEIGERVKIEITEVKSNFAVGEIIDEDF, translated from the coding sequence GTGGAGATCTCAGATAACCTGTTGTGTCTGTTCAGCGCGCGTGTGCGGTCGGAGGACGGATCGTACGTGATCGAGGTACCCCAGCGAGAGATCGAGACGGGGTCGGTCGATCCCGACGAAACGTACCGGGTCGCACTCATCTCCCGGGAGCGGGCGGAGACGGAGGAGACGGTCGAGTCCGAGACGCCCACGTCCGAGCCTCAGCCACCCGTCGAGGTCGGTGAGATTCGGTACGTCGAGATCGAAGATATCGGCAAACAGGGCGACGGCATCGCCCGCGTCGAGCGCGGCTACGTCATCATCGTCCCCGGCGCCGAAATCGGCGAGCGCGTCAAAATCGAGATTACCGAAGTCAAATCCAACTTCGCGGTCGGTGAGATCATCGACGAAGACTTCTGA
- a CDS encoding MBL fold metallo-hydrolase produces the protein MTVKRIPVPTETTAGGETNAYLAGTVLIDPAARTDTLDAAVAERRVDHIAITHAHPDHVAAVAHYAAETGATVHARRGREARFEAATGVVPDRTFVEGERVGDLTVLDTPGHAPDHVAFETAGGIVSGDLARASGSVAVAAPEGDMRAYLVALRRLLARDPPRLFPGHGPTIDDPRATLRRLYDHRLDRERRIERAVRAGADSVDAVLDAAYDQDLTGVRDLAAATVRAHLDKLAAEGRVRFDRETGQVGVA, from the coding sequence ATGACAGTGAAGCGGATTCCGGTCCCGACCGAGACGACCGCCGGCGGAGAGACCAACGCCTACCTCGCGGGCACGGTCCTGATCGACCCTGCCGCCCGCACCGACACCCTCGACGCCGCCGTTGCGGAGCGGAGAGTGGATCACATCGCCATCACCCACGCCCACCCGGACCACGTCGCCGCCGTCGCTCACTACGCCGCCGAGACGGGGGCGACCGTCCACGCGCGCCGTGGCCGCGAAGCACGATTCGAGGCCGCCACCGGCGTCGTCCCCGACCGCACCTTCGTCGAGGGTGAGCGAGTAGGTGATCTGACCGTCCTCGACACGCCCGGTCACGCGCCGGACCACGTCGCGTTCGAGACGGCCGGGGGTATCGTCTCTGGTGACCTCGCTCGCGCGTCGGGGAGCGTCGCCGTCGCCGCACCGGAGGGTGACATGCGCGCGTACCTCGTCGCCCTTCGTCGCCTCCTCGCTCGCGACCCACCGCGCCTGTTTCCGGGGCACGGCCCGACCATCGACGACCCGCGGGCAACCCTGCGTCGGCTCTACGATCACCGTCTCGACCGGGAGCGCCGGATCGAACGCGCGGTGCGGGCGGGCGCCGACTCCGTCGACGCCGTTCTCGACGCCGCGTACGATCAGGATCTGACCGGCGTGCGTGACCTCGCGGCGGCGACGGTGCGCGCCCACCTCGACAAACTCGCCGCCGAGGGGCGGGTCCGGTTCGACCGGGAGACGGGACAGGTCGGAGTGGCGTAG
- a CDS encoding 3-dehydroquinate synthase II, which translates to MTRSVWLKADGDVGDWETRKERITAGLEAGVDWVLVDEADVAQVRELGDVNVAAFRTDADLVEDAEPERPDADAYIVGKNGEGDGTVDLPPDFSGSADLSTLRRDDDRAQGAYVRIFSEDYEAFAEAAAKDAEYTIVVGEDWTIIPLENLIARIGEETDLIAGVTSAEEAQTAFETLELGADGVLLDSGDPDEIRSTCEVRDAAEREHLDLQYAEVTKVERTGMADRVCVDTGSLMEHDEGMLVGSMSRGLFFVHAETAESPYVASRPFRVNAGAVHAYARTPGGGTTYLSELQSGDEVQVVDTDGNTRETVVGRVKIEKRPMFRVQAEVETEEGVDRIETLLQNAETIKVHTREGRTAVTDLEAGDEMLVYYEDVARHFGEAVEESIIEK; encoded by the coding sequence ATGACACGGAGCGTGTGGCTGAAGGCCGACGGGGACGTCGGCGACTGGGAGACGCGGAAGGAGCGTATCACGGCCGGCCTCGAAGCCGGTGTCGACTGGGTACTTGTCGACGAGGCCGACGTGGCACAGGTGCGCGAACTCGGTGACGTGAACGTGGCGGCGTTCCGGACGGACGCGGATCTCGTCGAGGACGCCGAACCCGAGCGACCGGACGCCGACGCCTACATCGTCGGCAAAAATGGGGAAGGTGACGGCACGGTCGACCTCCCGCCCGACTTCTCCGGCTCTGCCGACCTCTCGACGCTCCGCCGCGACGACGACCGGGCGCAGGGCGCCTACGTTCGCATCTTCAGCGAGGATTACGAAGCCTTCGCCGAGGCGGCCGCGAAAGACGCCGAGTACACCATCGTCGTCGGCGAGGACTGGACGATCATCCCCCTCGAAAACCTCATCGCGCGCATCGGGGAGGAGACGGACCTGATCGCCGGCGTCACGAGCGCCGAAGAGGCCCAGACCGCCTTCGAGACGCTGGAACTCGGCGCCGACGGTGTCCTCCTCGATTCCGGCGACCCGGACGAGATTCGGTCGACCTGCGAGGTGCGCGACGCCGCCGAACGCGAACACCTCGACCTGCAGTACGCCGAGGTGACGAAAGTGGAGCGAACGGGCATGGCCGACCGGGTCTGTGTCGACACCGGATCGCTCATGGAACACGACGAGGGGATGCTCGTCGGGTCGATGTCACGCGGGCTCTTTTTCGTCCACGCCGAGACAGCGGAGTCGCCGTACGTCGCCTCCCGGCCCTTCCGGGTGAACGCCGGCGCCGTCCACGCCTACGCCCGGACGCCCGGCGGCGGGACGACGTACCTCTCGGAGCTCCAGAGCGGCGACGAGGTGCAGGTGGTCGACACCGACGGCAACACCCGCGAGACGGTCGTCGGCCGCGTCAAGATCGAGAAACGGCCCATGTTCCGCGTCCAGGCCGAAGTCGAGACGGAGGAGGGCGTCGACCGCATCGAAACGCTCCTCCAGAACGCCGAGACGATCAAGGTCCACACCCGCGAGGGCCGGACCGCCGTCACGGATCTGGAAGCCGGCGACGAGATGCTCGTCTACTACGAGGACGTGGCCCGGCACTTCGGCGAGGCGGTCGAGGAGAGTATCATCGAGAAGTGA
- the trpA gene encoding tryptophan synthase subunit alpha, with protein MSRISAAFEDGPAFIPYLAAGDPNYEASLSYVEALERGGADVIELGLPFSEPIAEGPTIQSAIVRSLEGGMTPTRFFEFVEDLDVDVPLVCMTYYNLIYQFGDDEERGPEAFVRRAAEVGIDGFVVPDLPAEEADPLREACDAHDCELIFIVAPTTKGERLERIMSQVSGYVYVQARLGTTGARTDLSDQTDASLERIAEWDVPKAVGFGISSGDHAQRVIEAGADGVIVGSALVDIVAQGVERGDPPVTVANRLESKARELKEGALRGAPSDEQPHPERT; from the coding sequence GTGAGCCGTATCTCGGCGGCGTTCGAAGACGGTCCGGCCTTCATCCCCTATCTCGCCGCCGGCGACCCCAACTACGAGGCGTCGCTGTCGTACGTGGAGGCGCTCGAACGCGGCGGCGCGGACGTGATCGAACTCGGTCTGCCCTTCTCCGAACCTATCGCGGAGGGGCCGACCATCCAGAGCGCCATCGTCCGGTCGCTGGAGGGCGGCATGACGCCCACGCGCTTTTTCGAGTTCGTCGAGGACCTCGACGTGGACGTCCCGCTCGTCTGCATGACCTACTACAACCTCATCTACCAGTTCGGCGACGACGAGGAACGGGGGCCGGAGGCGTTCGTCCGCCGCGCCGCGGAGGTGGGCATCGACGGCTTCGTCGTCCCCGACCTGCCGGCCGAGGAAGCCGACCCGTTGCGCGAGGCGTGCGATGCTCACGACTGCGAACTCATCTTCATCGTCGCGCCGACGACGAAAGGGGAGCGCCTGGAGCGCATCATGTCGCAGGTGTCGGGCTACGTCTACGTGCAGGCGCGACTCGGGACGACCGGCGCGCGGACCGACCTCTCGGATCAGACCGACGCGAGCCTCGAACGGATCGCCGAGTGGGACGTTCCCAAGGCGGTCGGCTTCGGCATCTCGTCGGGCGACCACGCCCAGCGAGTGATCGAGGCGGGCGCTGACGGTGTCATCGTCGGCTCCGCGCTGGTCGATATCGTCGCGCAGGGCGTCGAACGCGGCGATCCGCCGGTGACGGTCGCCAATCGTCTGGAGTCGAAGGCCCGGGAACTCAAGGAGGGCGCACTCCGGGGGGCACCGTCGGACGAACAGCCGCATCCGGAACGTACATAA
- a CDS encoding 2-amino-3,7-dideoxy-D-threo-hept-6-ulosonate synthase, translated as MNTGTRARLQRISTDDRFLIVPMDHGVTMGPVKGLVDIESTIDAITDGGADAVLTQKGVAPRVHDNKNGAGYIVHLNGSTNIGPDEDDKRRTGTVEAALRAGADAVSFHINVGSEYEPEQMTDLARVTERAEELGLPTLAMAYARGPGIDEDDPEALAHAVRLAEELGADVVKTGYSGDGESFTPVCEGTRLPVVIAGGSRGTDRQTVRMVRGAMDGGAAGVSMGRSIFQHDDPGAITRAISAIIHDDAGVDEALQRGGLLEA; from the coding sequence ATGAATACGGGAACACGCGCACGCCTTCAGCGCATCTCCACGGACGACCGCTTCCTCATCGTCCCCATGGACCACGGCGTCACCATGGGGCCGGTGAAGGGGCTGGTCGACATCGAATCGACGATCGACGCCATCACCGACGGCGGCGCGGACGCCGTCCTCACGCAGAAGGGCGTCGCGCCGCGCGTCCACGACAACAAGAACGGCGCGGGCTACATCGTCCACCTCAACGGCTCGACGAACATCGGTCCGGACGAGGACGACAAACGCCGGACCGGAACGGTCGAGGCCGCCCTCCGCGCCGGCGCCGACGCCGTCTCCTTCCACATCAACGTCGGCTCGGAGTACGAACCCGAGCAGATGACCGACCTCGCTCGCGTCACCGAACGCGCCGAGGAACTCGGCCTGCCGACGCTCGCGATGGCCTACGCCCGCGGCCCGGGCATCGACGAGGACGACCCCGAGGCCCTCGCTCACGCCGTCCGCCTCGCCGAGGAACTCGGCGCCGACGTGGTGAAGACGGGCTACAGCGGCGACGGCGAGAGCTTCACCCCCGTCTGTGAGGGGACTCGTCTGCCCGTCGTCATCGCCGGCGGGAGTCGCGGGACGGATCGGCAGACGGTGCGGATGGTCCGCGGCGCGATGGACGGCGGCGCCGCCGGCGTCTCCATGGGTCGCTCCATCTTCCAGCACGACGACCCCGGCGCCATCACGCGCGCCATCTCCGCGATCATCCACGACGACGCGGGCGTCGACGAGGCGCTGCAGCGCGGCGGTCTGCTCGAAGCCTAA
- a CDS encoding YkgJ family cysteine cluster protein, whose protein sequence is MESLEAELDRARELEVSELADAIESIGFECTRCGACCKSEGDDPHTATVFPDEVRELQAATDDDYDWRDVARPMPYGLSEGPDGLEGETFEWALQTDACGDCTFYEESEGQGRCTVHEDRPLICETYPFSVALGGTSQPMGEAVDEAGMVRAHECEGLGRDIAREDAEELARALKERAIRELEEAIGVRDSYRPVEREAGEVVVYDSEGPKTRDGAPH, encoded by the coding sequence ATGGAGTCGCTCGAAGCCGAACTCGACCGGGCGCGGGAGTTGGAGGTGAGCGAGTTGGCCGACGCCATCGAGTCCATCGGCTTCGAGTGTACGCGATGCGGCGCGTGTTGCAAAAGCGAGGGAGACGATCCGCACACGGCCACGGTGTTCCCCGACGAGGTGCGCGAGTTGCAGGCGGCGACGGACGACGATTACGACTGGCGTGACGTGGCCCGGCCCATGCCCTACGGCCTCTCCGAGGGACCGGACGGCCTGGAGGGCGAGACGTTCGAGTGGGCGCTCCAGACGGACGCTTGCGGCGACTGCACGTTTTACGAAGAGTCGGAGGGCCAGGGGCGGTGTACCGTCCACGAGGACCGGCCGCTGATCTGTGAGACCTACCCCTTCAGCGTCGCGCTCGGAGGGACGAGCCAGCCGATGGGCGAGGCGGTGGACGAGGCGGGGATGGTCCGCGCCCACGAATGTGAGGGTCTCGGCCGCGACATCGCCCGCGAGGATGCCGAGGAACTGGCCCGGGCGCTCAAAGAGCGAGCGATCAGGGAGCTAGAGGAAGCCATCGGCGTCCGCGATTCGTACCGGCCGGTCGAGCGCGAGGCGGGTGAGGTAGTCGTCTACGACTCCGAGGGACCGAAAACCCGCGACGGAGCGCCGCATTGA
- a CDS encoding radical SAM protein has product MNDPADLTVTIVDGYVDEPAHFGVPPYVSTYPRFTAGALVDAGVAESRIAYHTIDELRDDRSKWGDVADPDLLIYLGGMTVPGKYVGGTPAEPDEVRELAWTADGTTLMGGPVRFGVGEENAGAQDMERKDLDYDFVAKGDVEAAAHDLVASGLEGFGDRMRDNEELDRWAAKGAFIVEDHPNHPDYLIAELETSRGCAYRCSFCTEPLYGNPAFRSAESVVREVEALYDRGVRHFRLGRQADILAFGGDGEAPNPDALRRLYGGIREVAPDLGTFHLDNMNPVTIVDYPEKSREAIRIIAEHNTAGDTAAFGLESADPVVQEENNLLVTADECLEAVRVVNEEAGWRPGDDPADAPTTGDGAANRLPKLLPGINLVHGLAGEREETFDHNKRFLQRVYDEGLMLRRINIRQVMAFAGTEMSDTGADIARDHKKQFKRYKREVREEIDQPMLRRVAPPGTVLPNVHLEYHEGGKTFGRQLGTYPLLVAVPGKRELGTTMDVAIVDHGYRSVTGVPHPLDLNAASMDELTTLPGVGRSTAGDIVVNRPYTSLGEVEVDADLSRFAAVESMGSAD; this is encoded by the coding sequence ATGAACGACCCCGCCGATCTCACGGTTACCATCGTCGACGGCTACGTCGACGAACCCGCACACTTCGGGGTCCCGCCGTACGTCTCGACGTACCCTCGCTTCACCGCCGGCGCACTGGTCGACGCCGGCGTTGCCGAGTCGCGGATCGCGTATCACACCATCGACGAACTCCGCGACGACCGGTCGAAGTGGGGCGACGTGGCCGACCCCGACCTCCTGATCTACCTCGGCGGCATGACCGTCCCCGGAAAGTACGTGGGCGGCACGCCCGCCGAACCCGACGAGGTGCGGGAGTTGGCGTGGACCGCGGACGGCACGACGCTCATGGGCGGCCCCGTCCGCTTCGGCGTCGGCGAGGAGAACGCTGGCGCGCAGGACATGGAGCGCAAGGACCTCGATTACGACTTCGTGGCCAAGGGGGACGTGGAGGCGGCGGCCCACGACCTCGTAGCGAGTGGCTTGGAGGGGTTCGGCGACCGCATGCGCGACAACGAGGAACTCGACCGCTGGGCCGCGAAAGGCGCCTTCATCGTCGAGGACCACCCCAACCACCCCGACTACCTGATCGCCGAACTCGAAACCTCGCGGGGCTGTGCCTACCGGTGTTCGTTCTGCACCGAACCGCTGTACGGCAACCCGGCTTTCCGCTCGGCCGAGTCGGTCGTCCGCGAAGTCGAGGCACTCTACGACCGGGGCGTTCGTCACTTCCGGCTGGGCCGACAGGCCGACATCCTCGCCTTCGGCGGCGACGGCGAGGCACCCAACCCGGACGCCCTCCGCCGCCTGTACGGCGGCATCCGCGAGGTGGCGCCCGATCTGGGGACGTTCCACCTCGACAACATGAACCCCGTCACCATCGTCGACTATCCGGAGAAATCCCGCGAGGCCATCCGGATCATCGCCGAACACAACACGGCGGGCGACACCGCCGCCTTCGGCCTCGAATCCGCCGACCCGGTCGTGCAGGAGGAGAACAACCTGCTCGTCACGGCCGACGAGTGTCTGGAAGCGGTGCGCGTCGTCAACGAGGAGGCGGGGTGGCGGCCGGGCGACGATCCGGCCGACGCCCCGACGACCGGCGACGGTGCCGCGAACCGCCTCCCGAAACTCCTCCCCGGCATCAACCTCGTCCACGGCCTCGCCGGAGAGCGCGAGGAGACGTTCGACCACAACAAGCGCTTCCTCCAGCGCGTGTACGACGAGGGGCTGATGCTCCGCCGGATCAACATCCGGCAGGTGATGGCCTTCGCGGGGACGGAGATGAGCGACACCGGCGCCGACATCGCCCGCGACCACAAGAAGCAGTTCAAGCGGTACAAACGCGAGGTGCGCGAGGAAATCGACCAGCCGATGCTCCGCCGGGTCGCCCCGCCGGGGACCGTGCTACCGAACGTGCATCTGGAGTACCACGAGGGCGGGAAGACCTTCGGCCGACAGCTAGGAACGTACCCCCTACTGGTCGCCGTGCCCGGCAAACGAGAACTGGGAACCACGATGGACGTGGCGATCGTCGATCACGGCTATCGCTCGGTGACGGGCGTCCCGCACCCACTCGACCTGAACGCGGCGTCGATGGACGAACTCACCACGCTCCCGGGCGTGGGCCGGTCGACGGCCGGCGACATCGTCGTGAATCGGCCCTACACCTCACTGGGTGAGGTGGAGGTCGACGCCGATCTGTCCCGGTTCGCGGCGGTCGAGTCGATGGGGTCGGCCGACTAG